In Gadus macrocephalus chromosome 4, ASM3116895v1, the following proteins share a genomic window:
- the LOC132456285 gene encoding zinc finger MYM-type protein 1-like, with protein MATANENSVVSLRSNPFSRRSVEEKKRIKELGPEQPDIQIQQQASDRGRSYTRGFSRLCYTKHSWLAGCGVSNALYCFPCLLFQSVGSGTEALWTTTGVRDLKHLSEKCKRHESSRSHLDNSMKLQFFGRVSIAEQLDEGYRVGIRRHNEEVTKNRHILSRIIDCVKFCGAFELALRGHDESESSVNPGIFRGLVDFVASLGGALKEHLETATVFKGTSKTVQNELLDCMLSVAREQIIKEAQKSVFVSIQADETTDISTQTQLVLVLRYIDDKHSVQERFFEFIPLQSSTSESIATALKERLAAIIPEDQKSKLICQAYDGASVMRGANAGVQRKIKDEYPNAHYIHCYAHQLNLIMQQATSHISKVRIFFSDLGGFASFFSRSPKRTAVLAKMVAHRLPTSSNVRWNFHSRAVNTVFEHRQDLIQCFENIRDSGDFDPKTMREAGGMAMLLEHQDFKFFLELFHHIMPHVDLLYAKLQKKNIDAVHIKGSIQQFEQDIQIIRNSRHSMGEQSSGSLTAKRRRVLSSEDRQNVAEEICNTILGHTRERFSFTDHLVCATLLQGDRFEDHQGAFPEETLQSTLKAYRMLNGSKLKTELSLIYSKVEFRACCGAVDLFQLFMENNLEDVFSETVTLLKILITTPMTTAEAERCFSTLKRVKTFLRNTMTQERLNALAMLSMEKRLVCEMTDFNQKVIEKFAGLKERRAKFMFK; from the exons ATGGCGACAGCAAACGAAAATTCGGTTGTTTCATTACGCAGTAATCCTTTCTCGAGGCGTTcggtggaggaaaaaaaaagaataaaggaGCTTGGACCGGAGCAGCCTGATATACAAATCCAGCAGCAGGCAAGTGACAGGGGAAGGAGTTACACTAGAGGCTTCTCTCGTTTGTGTTACACCAAACACAGTTGGCTAGCTGGATGTGGAGTTAGCAATGCTCTCTATTGCTTTCCATGCTTGCTTTTTCAAAGTGTTGGCAGTGGCACTGAAGCTCTGTGGACAACAACTGGGGTCAGAGACCTGAAACATCTCTCTGAAAAATGCAAACGGCATGAAAGTAGCCGTAGCCACCTTGACAACAGCATGAAGCTACAGTTTTTTGGCCGAGTTAGCATTGCTGAACAATTAGATGAGGGCTACAGAGTTGGCATTAGAAGGCACAATGAAGAGGTGACAAAAAATCGTCACATACTGTCCAGGATAATAGACTGTGTGAAATTTTGTGGGGCCTTTGAATTGGCTTTACGTGGCCATGATGAGAGTGAGAGCTCTGTCAACCCCGGGATATTTCGTGGGCTGGTGGATTTTGTTGCCTCTCTGGGTGGAGCTTTGAAAGAGCACCTTGAGACTGCCACTGTTTTTAAGGGTACTTCAAAAACTGTCCAAAATGAGCTCCTGGATTGTATGTTGTCTGTTGCAAGGGAGCAAATAATTAAAGAAGCTCAAAAGAGTGTTTTTGTATCAATCCAGGCAGATGAGACAACAGATATTTCAACACAGACCCAACTTGTGCTTGTACTACGCTACATTGATGACAAACACAGTGTGCAGGAAAGATTTTTTGAGTTCATTCCTCTGCAGTCATCTACTTCTGAGTCCATTGCTACTGCATTAAAAGAGCGTCTTGCTGCCATCATTCCAGAGGATCAGAAAAGCAAGCTAATCTGCCAGGCATATGATGGAGCCAGTGTGATGAGGGGTGCCAATGCAGGTGTTCAGAGGAAAATCAAAGATGAGTACCCAAATGCCCACTATATCCACTGCTATGCACACCAACTCAACCTGATCATGCAACAGGCCACCTCTCACATTTCCAAGGTGAGAATTTTTTTTTCGGACCTGGGTGGATTTGCCAGCTTTTTTTCCAGATCACCCAAGCGTACAGCTGTTCTTGCTAAAATGGTGGCCCATAGACTGCCAACATCCAGCAATGTCAGATGGAACTTTCACAGCCGAGCCGTCAACACTGTGTTTGAGCACAGACAGGATCTCATTCAGTGTTTTGAGAACATACGCGACTCGGGTGACTTTGACCCCAAAACCATGAGAGAGGCAGGAGGCATGGCCATGCTGCTGGAACATCAGGATTTTAAGTTCTTTCTGGAACTTTTTCACCACATCATGCCACATGTGGACCTCCTCTATGCCAAGCTCCAGAAGAAGAACATAGATGCAGTCCACATCAAAGGGAGCATCCAGCAGTTTGAACAGGACATACAAATCATCAG AAATTCTCGCCATTCCATGGGTGAGCAAAGCAGTGGTTCTCTGACAGCAAAGAGGCGTCGGGTACTCAGTTCAGAGGATCGTCAAAATGTTGCAGAAGAG ATCTGCAACACCATTCTGGGACACACCAGGGAGCGCTTCTCCTTCACCGACCATCTTGTCTGTGCAACCTTGCTGCAGGGGGACAGGTTTGAGGACCATCAGGGGGCATTTCCTGAAGAGACACTACAAAGCACGCTGAAGGCCTACAGAATGCTGAATGGAAGCAAACTGAAGACAGAGCTCAGTCTCATCTACAGCAAAGTAGAGTTCAGAGCCTGTTGTGGTGCAGTGGACCTGTTCCAGCTGTTCATGGAAAACAATCTTGAAGATGTCTTTTCAGAAACTGTCACTCTCTTAAAGATCCTCATCACCACACCCATGACCACAGCTGAAGCAGAGAGGTGCTTCTCAACCTTGAAAAGAGTGAAAACCTTCCTCAGAAACACCATGACCCAGGAGAGGCTGAATGCACTGGCCATGCTCTCCATGGAAAAGAGACTTGTTTGTGAAATGACAGATTTCAATCAGAAAGTCATTGAAAAATTTGCTGgcctgaaggagaggagagcaaaaTTTATGTTCAAGTAG